In Hermetia illucens chromosome 5, iHerIll2.2.curated.20191125, whole genome shotgun sequence, a single window of DNA contains:
- the LOC119657465 gene encoding integumentary mucin C.1-like has translation MEAILLALIICFAQSGAVNVATCAAGEVWATTDPLYYYQCLAPGVAVQLKCPEDTYFDGDGCVDGVPPGSSEEDTTTTTSTTTTPTAPSTTTTSSTTTSTTTSTTTTTTTPPPTTTTTTETTTTTKVPIPPTEPPTSASGADSTSSSAATNAATEPPTPPST, from the exons ATGGAAG CGATCCTACTTGCACTTATTATTTGTTTCGCGCAAAGCGGAGCAGTTAATGTCGCCACCTGTGCAGCGGGAGAAGTGTGGGCTACCACAGATCCATTGTACTATTATCAATGTTTGGCTCCAGGAGTGGCAGTTCAACTGAAATGTCCTGAAGATACATACTTCGATGGCGATGGATGCGTGGATGGAGTTCCTCCAGGTTCGTCCGAAGAGGATACTACAACAACCACTTCCACAACAACAACCCCCACAGCCCCTTCTACCACAACAACTTCTAGCACAACGACTTCTACTACAACATCTACCACTACAACTACCACAACACCTCCTCCTACAACGACGACTACCACTGAAACCACCACTACAACTAAAGTTCCGATTCCTCCTACTGAACCTCCTACCTCTGCAAGTGGAGCGGATTCAACATCTTCCTCTGCTGCTACCAATGCTGCAACAGAACCGCCAACACCCCCTAGCACATAA